In Dysidea avara chromosome 3, odDysAvar1.4, whole genome shotgun sequence, a single window of DNA contains:
- the LOC136248521 gene encoding uncharacterized protein yields MELATAFSLFFLIKFYAARRLRMQRRRRQLERARKRVDTVRRTLKKQRTQLLTLAFSLCMSPPIERRFWVSPSRSDVWWNAVVMRTFTHQDWLENFRMCKDTFMYICNKLSPALRRTDTVLRRALSVERRVAVTLWCLSTPTEYRTIAHLFGIARSTVCEIVHETCQCIIDVLMVDYIKFPSGDRLNQTVDEFKTKWGVPQCFGAIDGSHIPISAPDLLHTDYYNRKGWYSMLIQGLVDANYLFLDVCVGWAGSVHDARVLAHSALYKGIERRQILPNKTECICGVHVPLYMIGDSAYPLKSWLMKPFPHNTHLSEGQRTYNYRVCRARIVSEIAFGRLKARWRRLLKRNEMSVENVPNVITAACVLHNICETHHEHFNEAWMQSSNEEYVQSITTVASRDPPLGPPQNIRNALVQYFQHN; encoded by the exons ATGGAGCTTGCGACAGCCTTTTCCCTGTTCTTTCTGATTAAATTCTATGCAGCAAGAAGACTGAGAATGCAGAGAAGGCGCCGTCAACTGGAGAGAGCACGGAAGCGAGTTGACACTGTGCGAAGAACGCTGAAGAAACAGCGAACACAGTTGTTAACACTAGCATTTTCGTTGTGTATGTCCCCGCCAATTGAACGGCGATTCTGGGTGTCGCCATCAAG GTCTGATGTATGGTGGAATGCTGTAGTAATGAGGACATTTACACATCAAGATTGGCTTGAAAACTTTCGTATGTGCAAGGATACCTTTATGTACATTTGCAACAAGTTGTCACCAGCTCTGAGAAGGACTGACACAGTTTTGCGAAGAGCACTCTCTGTTGAACGTAGAGTAGCAGTTACACTGTGGTGTTTGTCTACTCCTACAGAATATCGCACCATTGCCCACTTGTTTGGCATAGCACGCTCAACTGTATGTGAAATAGTTCACGAAACATGCCAATGTATTATAGATGTTCTGATGGTGGATTATATTAAATTTCCTTCTGGTGACAGGCTCAATCAAACAGTTGATGAGTTTAAAACAAAGTGGGGAGTCCCCCAGTGCTTTGGAGCTATCGACGGCTCTCACATACCAATATCAGCACCAGACCTTTTACATACTGACTACTATAACCGTAAGGGATGGTACTCAATGCTGATACAAGGTCTCGTTGATGCAAACTACCTCTTTCTTGATGTGTGTGTGGGATGGGCTGGTAGTGTACATGATGCCAGGGTTTTAGCACACTCTGCATTGTACAAGGGCATCGAACGCCGTCAAATTCTACCAAACAAGACAGAGTGTATTTGTGGCGTGCACGTACCACTGTACATGATTGGTGATTCGGCTTACCCTCTGAAATCGTGGTTGATGAAGCCATTTCCACACAATACACATCTGAGTGAAGGACAACGGACTTATAACTATAGGGTGTGCAGAGCCAGAATTGTATCTGAAATTGCATTTGGAAGGCTTAAGGCAAGGTGGAGACGATTACTGAAGCGTAATGAAATGAGTGTTGAGAATGTACCCAATGTTATTACTGCTGCTTGTGTCCTTCACAATATCTGTGAAACTCACCATGAACACTTTAATGAAGCATGGATGCAATCCTCTAATGAAGAGTATGTGCAATCTATAACAACAGTGGCAAGTAGGGATCCTCCCTTGGGACCACCTCAAAACATCAGAAATGCACTGGTTCAATATTTTCAACATAATTAA